In a genomic window of Nodosilinea sp. E11:
- a CDS encoding MlaE family lipid ABC transporter permease subunit, producing the protein MTQAADSSNLRQWGRRALAATFLSGQVVMHLISRPLHRRNTLDQMAAVGPESLLIALITAAFVGMVFTIQVTREFLSFGAGAAVGGVLALTLARELGPVLTAVIIAGRVGSAFAAEIGTMRVTEQIDALQILKTDPIDYLVIPRVIACALMLPLLNVLSFITGMTGGMLIATNQYGIPLSVFLDSAKNFLSIWDLVSSLIKAFFFGILIAIIGTSWGLTTTGGAKGVGQSTTTAVVTALLAIFISNFFLSWVMFQGTGSAVISNF; encoded by the coding sequence TTGACACAGGCGGCGGATAGCTCAAACTTGAGGCAGTGGGGGCGGCGGGCGCTAGCGGCCACCTTTTTGTCGGGTCAGGTGGTTATGCACCTAATTTCACGCCCCTTGCATCGGCGCAATACCCTAGATCAAATGGCGGCAGTGGGGCCAGAGTCGCTGCTGATTGCTCTGATCACCGCAGCCTTTGTAGGCATGGTGTTTACCATTCAAGTCACGCGAGAATTTCTCAGCTTTGGCGCTGGAGCGGCAGTAGGCGGTGTGCTAGCCCTCACCTTGGCCCGAGAACTTGGCCCTGTGTTAACGGCGGTGATCATCGCCGGTCGGGTTGGGTCGGCCTTTGCCGCCGAAATTGGCACCATGCGCGTCACTGAGCAGATCGATGCCCTACAAATTCTCAAAACCGATCCGATTGACTATCTAGTCATTCCCAGGGTAATTGCCTGCGCTTTGATGCTGCCTTTGCTCAACGTACTATCGTTTATTACCGGTATGACCGGCGGAATGCTGATTGCTACCAATCAGTACGGCATTCCGCTATCGGTCTTCTTAGACTCGGCTAAGAATTTTCTCTCCATTTGGGATCTGGTTAGTTCATTAATCAAAGCCTTTTTCTTTGGCATTTTGATTGCCATCATTGGTACTAGTTGGGGATTAACCACTACTGGTGGTGCTAAAGGCGTAGGCCAATCTACGACCACCGCCGTGGTGACGGCGCTACTGGCCATCTTCATTAGCAACTTTTTTCTTTCTTGGGTGATGTTTCAGGGAACCGGCAGTGCCGTCATCAGCAACTTTTAG
- a CDS encoding DUF4330 domain-containing protein: MTLLDSKGRLFGKVSILDVAAALIILMVLFGIFLYPGTSGSVAQVGSTSQPVEVDVMVRGLTSSDPEGLFQSIQNSETTNIIIRNQPYGKVKIKSVQKLPRSTVAPQPDGTVLAVPDPRPELNYTIDMLITLEDNAQITSTGPVFGNSKVKVGTQIELDGDLYNFNTSTVGVRVLEAS, encoded by the coding sequence ATGACTCTACTTGACTCTAAAGGCCGCCTGTTTGGCAAAGTCAGCATCTTAGATGTGGCAGCAGCGCTGATTATCTTGATGGTGCTATTTGGCATTTTTCTCTACCCCGGCACCTCGGGGTCGGTGGCTCAGGTGGGGTCTACTAGCCAACCGGTGGAAGTAGATGTCATGGTGCGAGGGCTGACCTCCTCTGACCCCGAAGGGCTGTTTCAGTCAATTCAAAACTCTGAAACCACCAACATTATTATTCGTAACCAACCCTACGGCAAAGTCAAAATCAAAAGTGTGCAAAAGCTGCCTCGCAGTACGGTGGCCCCTCAGCCCGATGGCACAGTGCTGGCGGTGCCTGACCCTCGCCCAGAGCTAAACTACACCATTGACATGCTGATCACCCTCGAAGACAACGCCCAAATCACCTCCACCGGGCCGGTATTTGGCAATAGCAAGGTCAAGGTCGGAACTCAGATCGAGCTTGATGGCGACCTCTACAACTTCAACACCAGTACCGTAGGCGTTAGGGTGCTCGAAGCCAGCTAA
- a CDS encoding DUF3086 domain-containing protein, whose amino-acid sequence MTAEELSKSSLGNNPSGGGSSSDASVGSADSTGLKSDWSTRIDALRQQEVDLKRSIADLQLTYNRLTQDQFQKIQTDIGRMVQQGTADLEQRKRTLQQEIETLERRQERIQVEMRTTFAGASQDLAVRVQGFKDYLVGSLQDLAVAAEQLDLAPAARPTAMPEVERGRDRSSSRRAAAEPSGAQPAFASNSFQDQTERIRSLLDQYRMRPDYYGPVWQLRRTFEPIHAERVSNWFFAQGGRGAVKSMGSRLQNVLVASAAVSILYALYGNRLRTLVLSNSPERLGEWRRGLQDCLGISRGDFGTGQGVMLFDAPEPLAQRADRITADNGLPFIVVDEAESVISLALLQFPLWLAFAPDPMNPTAEYDYF is encoded by the coding sequence ATGACCGCAGAGGAGCTATCGAAATCAAGCCTAGGGAACAACCCCAGCGGAGGGGGCAGCAGCAGTGATGCCAGCGTCGGGTCGGCTGATTCGACCGGTCTCAAGTCAGACTGGAGCACTCGCATTGATGCCCTGCGCCAGCAGGAGGTTGACCTCAAGCGCAGCATTGCCGATCTGCAATTGACCTACAATCGACTCACCCAAGATCAGTTTCAAAAAATTCAGACTGATATTGGCCGCATGGTGCAGCAGGGCACTGCAGACCTAGAGCAGCGCAAGCGCACCCTGCAACAAGAAATTGAAACTCTGGAGCGACGCCAAGAGCGCATTCAAGTCGAAATGCGCACAACCTTTGCGGGGGCATCCCAAGACTTGGCGGTGCGAGTGCAGGGCTTTAAAGATTACCTGGTGGGCAGCCTGCAAGATTTGGCGGTGGCGGCAGAGCAACTTGACCTGGCTCCAGCGGCTCGACCTACTGCTATGCCAGAGGTAGAGCGTGGGCGCGATCGCTCCTCCTCCCGTCGAGCCGCTGCCGAGCCTTCTGGGGCTCAGCCTGCCTTTGCTTCAAACAGCTTCCAAGACCAGACCGAGCGCATTCGCAGTTTGCTCGACCAGTACCGCATGCGGCCCGATTACTATGGCCCGGTGTGGCAATTGCGCCGCACCTTCGAGCCCATCCACGCTGAGCGAGTGTCTAATTGGTTCTTTGCCCAGGGAGGGCGCGGGGCTGTTAAGAGCATGGGCAGCCGCCTGCAAAATGTGCTGGTGGCTTCGGCGGCCGTGTCGATTTTGTATGCTCTCTACGGTAACCGCCTGCGCACGCTGGTGCTATCCAATAGCCCTGAGCGGCTGGGCGAGTGGCGACGGGGGTTGCAAGACTGCCTGGGCATCTCTCGGGGCGACTTTGGCACCGGCCAAGGGGTAATGCTGTTCGATGCGCCTGAGCCCCTAGCGCAGCGAGCCGATCGCATCACCGCTGACAATGGCCTACCGTTTATTGTGGTCGATGAAGCCGAATCGGTGATTAGTCTGGCGCTGCTGCAATTTCCGCTGTGGCTGGCCTTTGCTCCCGACCCCATGAATCCGACGGCTGAGTACGACTATTTTTAG
- the bioB gene encoding biotin synthase BioB, giving the protein MTVTPIAPARVDWQALADQALAGDMISRDQAHAVLAAPDTELLDQLAAAYRVRRHYWGNRVRLHFLLNAQSGLCPEDCHYCSQSKLSGAEIEKYPFMAQEKILAAAERANSLKAGTFCMVISGRSPSERVFGEVLDAVRQVKAQYPMKICACLGLLDESQTQRLAAAGVDRVNHNLNTSENHYDDICTTHTFDDRTATIQAVQSAGMTTCSGGIFGLGESHDDIIDMALALRRLEVTSVPLNFLIPIPGTPFEGRQDLNPRQCLRILCLYRLLLPAQEIRIAGGREVQLRQLQPLGLYAANSIFVGDYLTTPGQAAQADYAMIRDAGFVLEGPDGGEIDLPAELAGAV; this is encoded by the coding sequence ATGACCGTTACCCCCATTGCACCCGCTCGCGTTGATTGGCAAGCCTTGGCAGACCAGGCTCTCGCCGGGGACATGATCAGCCGCGATCAGGCCCATGCGGTGCTCGCCGCCCCCGATACAGAGCTGCTCGATCAGTTGGCGGCGGCCTACCGGGTGCGTCGTCATTACTGGGGCAACCGGGTGCGGCTGCACTTTTTGCTCAATGCCCAGAGCGGCCTGTGTCCCGAAGATTGCCACTACTGTTCTCAATCGAAGCTTTCTGGCGCTGAGATTGAAAAGTATCCCTTTATGGCCCAGGAGAAAATCTTGGCTGCCGCCGAGCGGGCCAATAGCCTGAAGGCGGGCACGTTTTGTATGGTGATCTCAGGGCGATCGCCCTCAGAGCGTGTCTTTGGCGAAGTGCTCGATGCCGTACGCCAGGTCAAGGCCCAGTACCCGATGAAAATCTGTGCCTGCCTGGGCCTGCTCGATGAGTCGCAAACCCAGCGACTGGCGGCGGCGGGAGTTGACCGGGTCAACCACAATCTCAACACCAGCGAAAACCACTACGACGATATCTGCACCACCCACACCTTTGACGATCGCACGGCAACCATTCAAGCAGTGCAGTCAGCGGGCATGACGACTTGCTCGGGCGGCATTTTTGGCCTGGGCGAATCTCACGATGACATCATTGATATGGCCCTGGCCCTGCGGCGGCTAGAGGTAACCAGCGTGCCGCTCAATTTCCTCATTCCCATTCCGGGTACCCCCTTTGAGGGGCGGCAAGACCTCAACCCGCGCCAGTGCCTGCGGATTCTTTGTCTCTATCGATTGCTGTTGCCCGCCCAAGAAATTCGTATTGCCGGGGGGCGGGAAGTGCAGCTGCGACAGCTACAACCCCTAGGGTTATACGCGGCTAACTCGATTTTTGTGGGCGACTATCTCACTACCCCAGGCCAAGCAGCTCAGGCCGACTATGCCATGATTCGCGATGCTGGTTTTGTGCTCGAAGGGCCAGACGGCGGCGAGATCGATCTACCGGCAGAGCTGGCTGGGGCTGTCTAG
- a CDS encoding pitrilysin family protein: MTGKPQTARGYVAVQRLRPALVGLMAIVGLWLWWPIAPAAAREPLHSAQAIQPYLDRVADAVTEFTLDNGMAFIVMERHQAPVVSFMIHANVGAVDETDGKTGVAHYLEHLAFKGTSRIGTRDFAAEQAVLDQLDAVFTNLLAAQAAGDTAQVTQLESEFETLRQQAASFIEQNQYGQIVQQAGGVGLNATTSADETRYFYSLPANKLELWMSLESDRFLDPVFREFYEEKDVILEERRMRVDNSPIGTMIERFLEEAFVSHPYRRPVIGYQDDLFVATRDDIQTFYDTYYGPGNLTAVVVGDVNPAEVKRLAEVYFGRYPSRAAPPEPTIDEPAQTTPRQFTLTLPSEPWYLEGYHRPSLGHPDHVIYGMIESLLVGGRTSRIYKTVVDDAQVALNIGSLNGFPGDRYDNIFLLYGLTAPGNSPDEIGALFAQELQKLQQEPISAQELDRVKTQARAGLLQSLASNSGMASLLAEYQAKTGDWRNIFDNLTAIEAVSAADIQRVAQTLFQPTNRTVGKLLPPPSAQ; the protein is encoded by the coding sequence ATGACTGGAAAACCGCAGACGGCCCGAGGGTATGTAGCCGTTCAGCGCCTGCGCCCGGCTTTAGTCGGCCTAATGGCCATAGTCGGCCTTTGGCTTTGGTGGCCCATTGCTCCAGCAGCGGCGCGCGAGCCTCTGCACAGCGCCCAGGCCATTCAGCCCTACCTCGATCGGGTTGCCGATGCGGTTACCGAGTTCACCCTCGACAACGGCATGGCGTTTATTGTCATGGAGCGACACCAGGCCCCGGTAGTGTCGTTTATGATTCACGCCAACGTGGGCGCGGTGGATGAAACCGACGGCAAAACTGGCGTGGCTCACTACTTAGAGCACCTTGCCTTTAAGGGCACCAGCCGCATTGGCACCCGAGATTTTGCGGCCGAACAGGCCGTCTTAGACCAGCTAGATGCTGTATTTACCAACCTGCTGGCGGCCCAAGCCGCAGGCGATACGGCCCAGGTCACACAGCTTGAGAGCGAGTTCGAAACCCTACGACAGCAGGCAGCCAGCTTTATCGAGCAAAACCAGTACGGCCAGATTGTGCAGCAAGCGGGTGGGGTCGGCCTCAATGCCACTACCTCCGCCGATGAAACCCGCTACTTCTACAGCCTGCCCGCCAACAAGCTAGAGCTGTGGATGTCGCTGGAGTCCGATCGCTTTTTAGATCCCGTTTTTCGTGAATTTTACGAAGAAAAAGACGTAATTCTCGAAGAGCGCCGCATGCGGGTCGACAATTCTCCCATTGGCACCATGATCGAGCGATTTTTGGAGGAGGCGTTTGTCAGCCATCCCTATCGCCGCCCGGTAATTGGCTACCAAGACGATCTATTCGTTGCCACTCGCGACGATATTCAAACGTTCTATGACACCTACTACGGCCCTGGCAACCTGACCGCCGTGGTGGTCGGCGACGTAAACCCCGCCGAGGTGAAGCGTTTGGCAGAAGTGTACTTTGGTCGCTACCCGTCGAGGGCGGCCCCCCCCGAGCCGACCATTGATGAACCGGCGCAAACTACACCCAGGCAGTTTACGCTCACGCTGCCCTCAGAACCCTGGTACTTAGAGGGCTACCACCGACCTAGCCTGGGCCATCCCGACCACGTGATCTACGGCATGATTGAGAGCCTGCTGGTGGGGGGCCGCACTTCTAGAATTTACAAAACCGTCGTGGATGATGCCCAAGTTGCCTTAAATATTGGCAGTTTGAATGGGTTTCCGGGCGATCGCTACGACAATATTTTCTTACTCTACGGGCTAACCGCACCGGGCAACAGCCCCGATGAAATTGGCGCACTTTTCGCCCAAGAGCTCCAGAAACTTCAGCAAGAACCCATTAGCGCCCAAGAGCTAGACCGGGTGAAAACTCAAGCCCGCGCTGGGCTGCTGCAAAGCCTAGCCTCCAATAGCGGGATGGCATCGTTGCTAGCTGAGTATCAGGCTAAAACCGGCGACTGGCGCAATATCTTCGACAATCTCACCGCCATTGAGGCTGTTTCGGCAGCCGACATTCAGCGGGTAGCCCAAACGCTATTTCAACCCACCAACCGCACCGTTGGCAAGCTATTGCCGCCCCCATCGGCACAGTAG
- a CDS encoding serine/threonine-protein kinase, which produces MTLSSKTKTADFSTGYRVKGWMQRQIKRDWVKLSLAGLWLSFVAAHVATDSTPARLLEGQIQTLFFDIRGPVAPPNDIVILAMDDESFGQAEYYRADPDQYGHLAPIAGSPWQRRAYAIAIERLLEAGAKAVAVDVLMFSDSSYGPADDQALTDVLTRYGDRVVLATSVDDAQLRQGALVRPTQPLPQLLNTPVHIGNVNSPIEPDSRIHRHGRAYLNDLGLSLAEIDAASSLESDVETTQSFAEATLKAANIDHPSYRGDFLNFYGPTRSFHHLPFWYVLDPDPWANHLNDGRYFENKIVLIGGTAKFLQDLHQAPFSETLLHPEKMAGVEILATDIANLRGGYTLRLGIPNPWLRGLLVLVGGAGFVLLLRRFNRPIARLGWTAASLGSWFWLSYGAFVGLDLLLPTGAPIVGLMVLGSTYIVADIITEQLRKQRLRQTLEQYVTSPIVQEIISQQDDLQDLLKLREAEVIGLLLANRYRIVQLLGSGGFGETYVAEDTQRPGSPICVVKQLRIISDDPRAHRLGRRFFEGEAETLEKLGHHPQIPRLLAYFEVQNSFYLVEEMIEGRLLKDELASRRPMPQTYVLDLLLGLLPVVAFVHDQGVIHRDIKPSNIIRRQSDGQLVLIDFGAVKLISNQLADTGVNLTSTSTVGVGTQGYMPSEQSAGLPKYGSDLYALGITAVEALTGIPAYALRRDVNGELIWRHEASKLDPRFADIISRLVFYDFTDRYQRAEAVLADLAEVEAVLRSQFPADDIADPSASGYAGHLAYGVHIDSVATDNMDDPEAANETTRMLPGEWFDTVEETDSGEADLGNADQNA; this is translated from the coding sequence ATGACTCTGTCGTCAAAGACTAAGACCGCCGACTTCTCTACGGGCTACCGCGTCAAAGGCTGGATGCAGCGACAGATCAAGCGCGACTGGGTCAAGCTTTCGCTGGCTGGTCTGTGGCTCAGTTTTGTGGCGGCTCACGTGGCCACCGATTCGACTCCAGCTCGGCTGCTTGAGGGGCAAATTCAAACCCTCTTTTTTGACATTCGTGGCCCAGTTGCCCCCCCCAACGACATCGTCATTCTGGCCATGGATGACGAGTCTTTTGGTCAGGCCGAATACTACCGGGCTGACCCGGATCAGTATGGTCACCTCGCCCCCATTGCCGGTAGTCCGTGGCAGCGTCGTGCCTATGCGATCGCCATTGAGCGGTTGCTAGAGGCTGGGGCCAAGGCGGTGGCGGTCGATGTGCTCATGTTTTCCGACAGCAGCTACGGCCCTGCCGATGACCAGGCCCTGACCGACGTGCTGACTCGCTACGGCGATCGCGTGGTGCTGGCCACCTCCGTCGATGATGCCCAGCTACGCCAGGGAGCGCTGGTGCGCCCCACCCAGCCGCTTCCTCAGTTACTCAATACCCCCGTTCATATCGGCAACGTCAATTCTCCAATTGAGCCCGATAGTCGGATTCACCGCCACGGGCGCGCTTACCTCAACGACCTTGGCCTCAGCCTAGCCGAGATTGATGCTGCCAGTAGCCTAGAGAGCGATGTCGAGACCACCCAATCCTTTGCCGAGGCCACGCTGAAGGCTGCCAACATCGATCACCCCTCCTACCGGGGAGACTTCCTCAACTTCTACGGGCCGACTCGCAGCTTCCACCACCTGCCCTTTTGGTACGTGCTCGATCCCGACCCCTGGGCTAACCACCTCAACGACGGGCGCTACTTTGAAAACAAAATTGTGCTGATTGGCGGGACCGCCAAGTTTCTGCAAGACCTTCACCAAGCTCCTTTTTCAGAAACTCTGCTGCACCCCGAAAAAATGGCCGGCGTCGAGATTTTAGCCACCGATATTGCCAATCTGCGCGGTGGCTACACGCTGCGTCTGGGCATTCCCAACCCCTGGTTGCGGGGGCTGTTGGTGCTCGTGGGTGGGGCTGGATTTGTGCTGCTGCTGCGGCGATTTAACCGCCCTATTGCCCGCCTGGGTTGGACGGCGGCTAGCCTGGGCAGTTGGTTTTGGTTAAGCTACGGAGCCTTTGTGGGCCTGGACCTGCTGCTGCCTACCGGGGCACCCATCGTGGGGCTGATGGTGTTAGGCAGCACCTACATCGTGGCCGATATCATCACCGAGCAACTGCGCAAGCAACGCCTGCGCCAAACCCTAGAGCAGTACGTCACCTCTCCCATTGTGCAGGAAATCATCAGTCAGCAAGACGACCTGCAAGACCTGCTCAAACTGCGGGAAGCAGAGGTGATTGGCCTGCTGTTGGCCAACCGCTACCGGATTGTGCAACTGCTGGGGTCGGGGGGCTTTGGCGAAACCTATGTGGCCGAAGATACCCAGCGCCCAGGTTCGCCCATCTGCGTTGTCAAACAGCTACGGATCATCAGCGATGATCCCAGAGCTCACCGGCTCGGGCGTCGATTTTTTGAAGGCGAGGCTGAAACCTTAGAAAAACTGGGTCATCATCCGCAGATTCCGCGATTGCTGGCCTATTTTGAGGTGCAAAACTCTTTCTATTTGGTAGAAGAAATGATCGAGGGCCGCCTGCTCAAAGATGAGCTAGCCTCTCGCCGGCCGATGCCCCAGACCTATGTGCTCGACCTGTTACTAGGCCTATTGCCGGTGGTGGCCTTTGTCCACGACCAGGGCGTCATTCACCGCGATATTAAGCCCTCAAATATTATTCGGCGGCAGTCAGACGGGCAGCTAGTGCTGATTGACTTTGGCGCGGTTAAGCTCATCTCCAACCAACTGGCTGATACTGGCGTCAACCTCACCTCTACCTCTACCGTGGGGGTCGGCACCCAGGGCTATATGCCCAGTGAGCAGTCGGCTGGATTGCCTAAGTATGGCAGCGACCTCTACGCCTTGGGCATCACGGCCGTTGAGGCGTTGACGGGCATACCGGCCTATGCCCTCCGCCGCGATGTCAATGGCGAATTGATCTGGCGTCATGAAGCCTCTAAGCTTGACCCTAGGTTCGCCGATATTATCAGCCGACTCGTGTTTTACGACTTTACCGATCGCTATCAGCGGGCCGAAGCCGTGTTGGCTGATCTGGCCGAGGTGGAGGCGGTGTTGCGATCGCAGTTTCCCGCCGACGATATTGCTGACCCCAGCGCCTCTGGGTACGCAGGTCATCTTGCCTATGGTGTGCACATTGACAGTGTTGCTACCGACAACATGGATGATCCAGAAGCCGCTAACGAAACCACTCGAATGCTGCCTGGTGAGTGGTTTGACACTGTCGAAGAGACGGACTCTGGCGAGGCTGATCTAGGTAACGCTGACCAAAATGCCTAG
- a CDS encoding TetR/AcrR family transcriptional regulator codes for MVQSPPVLNDKAVQILQGAMQEFLQNGYAGTSMDKVAATAGVSKPTVYNYFKDKEGLFRALIQYVAQARCAQVMGDGNLEGRPEIVLRRLISNAIESELHDLDYQNFVRLVAGESGRFPQLAQAFVEYLTKPAADQLTAYLKTCPELNLPDPEATARIVLGATIFFIMTQSMMHGEHIMPMDPQRLIDSLVSLVMRSQVA; via the coding sequence GTGGTTCAAAGTCCGCCAGTGCTGAATGACAAAGCGGTTCAGATTTTGCAGGGAGCCATGCAAGAGTTTCTGCAAAACGGATACGCTGGCACCAGCATGGACAAGGTAGCCGCTACGGCTGGGGTATCTAAACCGACGGTTTATAACTATTTCAAAGATAAAGAGGGACTGTTTCGCGCTCTGATTCAGTATGTAGCCCAGGCTCGATGCGCCCAGGTGATGGGCGATGGCAACCTGGAGGGTCGCCCCGAAATAGTGCTGCGCCGCCTGATCTCTAACGCCATTGAGAGCGAGTTGCACGACCTTGACTACCAAAACTTTGTGCGCCTGGTAGCGGGCGAGTCGGGCCGGTTTCCCCAGCTGGCCCAGGCCTTTGTGGAGTATCTAACCAAGCCTGCCGCCGATCAGCTGACCGCCTACCTCAAAACCTGCCCAGAGCTGAACTTGCCCGACCCAGAGGCGACGGCCCGGATCGTGCTGGGGGCCACGATATTTTTTATCATGACCCAGAGCATGATGCACGGAGAGCACATCATGCCGATGGATCCGCAGCGGCTGATCGATAGCCTGGTGAGTCTGGTGATGCGATCGCAGGTCGCCTAG
- a CDS encoding pitrilysin family protein produces the protein MPILALVGLLGVLLLAWQAPANAQTPRFYDELEFPPLRDIEIPAYERYTLPNGLVVYLLEDHELPLVSGSATFRTGSRFEPADKVGLASLTGDAMRAGGTTRLDADALNQQLEQRAASIETSIDLSEGTASFRSLTEDTEAVFGLFADVIQRPAFANDRIDLLKRQYSGSIARRNDNPDGITSREFRKLVYGADSPYARTTEYATLAAISRADIQQFYQASIRPEQTILGIVGDFDSAQMKQWIAASFGDWQPSGVELNATMPQVNQARAGIFTVAQPQLTQSYIQLGHLGGQLDYPDHAALAVMNEVLNGFSGRLFNEVRSRQGLAYSVYAFWSPRYDHPGLFVGGGQTRSEATVPFIRSTLAEINRMRTTPVTADELAQAQDAVLNSFVFNFQSPGQTLARLMRYEYYDYPQDFVFQFQDQVRQTTASDVLAAAQARLAPDQIVVLVVGNPEAIQPSLDSLAPNTAVTPIDITIPQPGA, from the coding sequence ATGCCAATACTGGCTCTGGTCGGGCTGTTGGGGGTATTGCTGTTGGCTTGGCAGGCTCCGGCTAATGCCCAAACACCGCGCTTTTACGACGAGCTAGAGTTTCCACCCCTGCGGGATATTGAGATTCCGGCCTACGAACGCTACACACTGCCCAATGGGTTGGTGGTCTATCTGCTGGAAGATCATGAACTCCCCTTAGTCAGTGGCTCTGCTACCTTTCGGACGGGTTCACGGTTTGAACCCGCTGACAAAGTAGGCCTGGCCAGCCTGACAGGCGACGCCATGCGCGCCGGAGGCACAACCCGTCTCGATGCCGATGCCCTCAACCAGCAGTTAGAACAGCGGGCGGCATCAATCGAAACCAGTATTGACCTGAGCGAGGGTACCGCCAGCTTTAGATCGTTGACCGAGGATACCGAGGCGGTATTTGGCCTGTTTGCCGATGTGATTCAGCGGCCTGCCTTTGCTAACGACAGAATTGACTTGCTCAAGCGCCAGTACAGCGGTAGCATTGCCCGCCGCAACGACAATCCTGACGGCATTACCAGCCGCGAGTTTCGCAAATTGGTGTACGGGGCCGACAGTCCCTACGCCCGCACTACAGAATACGCCACCCTAGCGGCCATCAGCCGAGCCGATATTCAGCAGTTTTACCAAGCTTCGATCCGCCCTGAACAAACCATTTTGGGGATTGTGGGCGACTTTGACAGCGCCCAAATGAAACAGTGGATTGCCGCTTCCTTTGGCGACTGGCAACCGTCAGGCGTAGAGTTAAACGCGACTATGCCCCAGGTCAACCAGGCGAGGGCCGGAATTTTTACGGTGGCGCAGCCCCAGCTCACCCAGAGCTACATTCAGCTCGGTCACCTAGGTGGACAGCTCGACTACCCCGATCACGCTGCTCTGGCGGTGATGAATGAGGTATTGAACGGTTTTAGCGGGCGGCTGTTTAACGAGGTGCGATCGCGCCAGGGGCTGGCCTACTCGGTCTATGCTTTTTGGTCGCCCCGTTACGACCACCCCGGCCTGTTTGTTGGCGGCGGCCAAACCCGTTCTGAAGCCACGGTGCCCTTTATTCGATCTACCCTGGCCGAGATCAACCGCATGCGCACCACCCCAGTGACTGCTGACGAACTGGCTCAGGCTCAAGATGCGGTGCTCAACAGCTTTGTGTTTAACTTTCAAAGCCCTGGCCAAACCCTGGCCCGTCTAATGCGCTACGAATACTACGACTATCCCCAGGATTTTGTCTTTCAGTTTCAAGACCAGGTGCGCCAGACTACCGCGTCGGATGTGCTGGCTGCGGCCCAAGCCCGGTTAGCCCCAGACCAGATCGTCGTTTTGGTAGTCGGCAACCCCGAGGCGATCCAGCCGAGCCTCGATTCGTTGGCACCGAATACTGCGGTTACCCCCATTGACATCACGATTCCCCAGCCGGGAGCGTGA
- a CDS encoding DUF3119 family protein yields the protein MTSTTTATYTDLPASYRIPLVVMGAAIPLALANLWIGGIVGAFGLFLMVQAKILTLRFTETALDVYRGDTVIRHFPYAEWQHWEIFWEPVPVLFYFREVNSIHFLPVLFSPPALRACLETHCALAQDPA from the coding sequence GTGACCTCAACTACAACGGCTACCTACACTGACCTGCCCGCTAGCTACCGCATTCCGTTGGTGGTGATGGGGGCTGCAATTCCCCTGGCGCTAGCCAACCTGTGGATCGGCGGCATTGTCGGTGCCTTTGGACTATTTTTGATGGTGCAGGCCAAAATCCTTACTCTGCGGTTTACCGAGACAGCCCTAGACGTGTATCGGGGAGATACCGTAATTCGCCACTTTCCCTATGCTGAGTGGCAGCATTGGGAGATTTTTTGGGAGCCGGTGCCGGTGCTGTTTTACTTTCGTGAGGTCAACAGCATTCACTTTTTGCCGGTTTTATTTAGCCCCCCAGCACTGCGGGCTTGCCTTGAAACCCATTGTGCTTTGGCTCAAGACCCAGCCTAA